Part of the Neisseria leonii genome is shown below.
ATGCCGTTTGATGCCACTACGGCCTATCTGAACACTATTCCGGTGGGAAAAGAGCAGAAATCGCCCGGCAATCACGAGCTGGAACACCGTATCCGTGCCGCGATCCGTTGGAATGCGGCGGCGATGGTGCTGCGGGCGGGCAAAAAAGATTTGGAACTGGGCGGCCACATTGCTTCTTTCCAGTCGTCGGCCACGCTGTACGATGTCGGTTTCAACCATTTCTGGAAAGCCAAAGGCGAGGGCGAAGAGGGCGATATGATTTTCGCCCAAGGCCACGTATCGCCGGGCATTTATTCGCGTGCCTTCGTCGAAGGCCGTCTGACCGAAGAGCAGCTGGACAATTTCCGTCAGGAAGTGGACGGCAAAGGCCTCTCTTCTTATCCGCACCCGCACCTGATGCCCGATTTCTGGCAGTTCCCCACCGTCTCGATGGGTCTGGGGCCGCTGATGGCGATTTATCAGGCACGCTTTTTGAAATATCTCGATTCGCGCGGTCTCTCTAAAACCAAAGGACGCAAAGTATGGTGTTTCTGCGGCGACGGCGAAATGGACGAACCCGAAAGCCAAGGCGCGATTTCGCTGGCGGCGCGCGAGGGTTTGGACAACCTGATTTTCGTCATCAACTGCAACCTGCAACGTCTGGACGGACCGGTGCGCGGCAACGGCAAAATCATTCAGGAGCTGGAAGGCAACTTCCGCGGTGCGGGCTGGAACGTGCTGAAAGTGATTTGGGGCAGCAAGTGGGACGCACTCTTGGCGCGCGATACCGAAAACCACCTCAAACAGCGTATGGAAGAGGTGGTGGACGGCGACTACCAGACCTACAAATCCAAAGACGGCGCGTATGTGCGCGAACACTTCTTCAATACGCCCGAACTGAAAGCCATGGTGGCCAATATGTCGGACGAAGAAGTCTGGGCCCTGAACCGCGGCGGCCACGACCCGCACAAAGTCTATGCTGCCTATTATGAAGCCGTCCACAACAACGGCGGCCGCCCCACCGTGATTCTGGCCAAAACCATCAAAGGCTACGGCATGGGCGCGTCGGGCGAGGGTCAGAACGTTGCCCATCAGGCCAAAAAAATGGACAACGCTTCTTTGAAACAGTTCCGCGACCGCTTCAATATCGCCGTAACCGACGAGCAGATCGACAGCGGCAACCTGCCGTATTTCCGCTTTGCCGAAGACAGCGAAGAAATGCGCTACCTGCGCGAACGGCGCAACGCTCTGGGCGGCTATCTGCCCCAGCGCAACCCCAACAACGAAGCCCTGCCCGTACCCGAACTGTCGGCGTTTGACGCGCAGCTGCAAACCAGCGGCGAGCGCGAGTTTTCCACCACCATGGCGTTTGTCCGCATTCTGTCCACCCTGCTCAAAGACAAGCAGATCGGCAAACGCATCGTCCCCATCGTGCCGGACGAAAGCCGCACCTTCGGCATGGAAGGCCTGTTCCGCCAATACGGCATCTGGAACCCCAAAGGCCAGGTCTATACCCCGCAGGACAAAGACCAGCTGATGTTCTACAAAGAATCGGTGGACGGCCAGATTCTGCAGGAAGGCATCAACGAGCCGGGCGCGATGGCCGACTGGATTGCGGCGGCGACTTCATACGCCAACAACCGCTACGCCATGATTCCGTTCTACATCTACTATTCCATGTTCGGCTTCCAGCGCGTCGGCGACTTGGCTTGGGCGGCGGGCGATATGCAGGCGCGCGGTTTTCTCGTCGGCGGTACCGCCGGCCGCACCACGCTCAACGGCGAGGGCCTGCAACACGAAGACGGCCACAGTCAGATTCAGGCCGACCTGATTCCGAACTGCGTATCCTACGACCCCACCTACCAATACGAACTGGCCGTGATTATCCAGGACGGCCTGCGCCGCATGTATGTGGAACAGGAAAACGTGTTCTACTACCTGACCGTGATGAACGAAAACTACGCCCATCCGGCCATGCCGCAGCGTGAAGGCATCGAAGCGCAAATCCTCAAAGGCATGTATCTCTTGCGCGAGGGCGGTTCAGACGGCCTGAAAGTGCAACTGATGGGTTCCGGCGTGATTCTGAACGAAGTGGTTAAAGCCGCCGACCTGCTCAAAGCCGATTTCGGCGTGGAGGCGGATATTTGGTCCTGCCCGTCGTTCAACCAGCTGTACCGCGATGCCATCGAAGTGGAACGCTATAACCGCCTGCACCCGCTGGAAACGCCGAAAGTGCCGTTTGTCGCACAGCAGCTGCAAGGACACGCCGGCCCCGTCGTGGCCGCCACCGACTATATCCGCAGTTTCGCCGAGCGCATCCGCCATGCCGTTCCGGCCGAAAACGGCGGTTTCACCGCGCTGGGCACCGACGGCTTCGGCCGCAGCGACAGCCGCGCCAACCTGCGCGAATTCTTTGAAGTGAACCGCTACCACGTTGCCGTGGCCGCACTCTCCGCACTGGCCGCGCAGGGCAAAGTGGACAAAGAAACCGTTCAGGTGGCCATCGACAAATACGGCATCAAAACCGATACTGCACCGAGCTGGAAACGCTGAACCGTTTTCAGACGGCCTCCGTTTGACAGAGAGGCCGTCTGAAACCGCCTGAAAACGGGATTGTGCGTGTTACGCATTGTGCCGCAAGCGTGCAGCCTGTACGGCAGCGTTTGGCTGACGGCTGTTTTCAGACGGCCTGAAACGGTGTTTTGAACATCAAAACGGAGATACGGAAACGTGGGTACAGGCTGGGGTTACCTGCTGGCGGCCTGAAACCGGCGCAAAGCAGCGGTTTCCGCCGGCAGAGCGTGGCGATGGCCGCAGCATTGATGGCTGTCGGCGTTTCTGCCTGTATCTGGCGCAAAAAAGCATACCCATCGGAACCGCTTATGCCGTCTGGACGGGTATCGGCGCGGCAGGAACGTTTCCGGTGGGCGTGCCGGTCTACGGAGATGCCGCCACATTGACCCGCCGGCCGGGTATTGTACTGATTGTGTCGGGCGTGGTCGCCCTGAAAGCGGGGCATTGACTGCCCGAACCGAAATAACTGCCTTATCTTGAAGGAATCATGCAATGAGCATCATCGAAATCAAAGTCCCCGACATCGGCGGCCACAGCGGCGCAGATGTCATCGCTGTCGAAGTGAAAGCGGGCGACCGCATCGAATTGGAACAGACCCTGATTACGCTGGAAACCGACAAAGCCACGATGGACGTTCCGGCCGATGCGGCAGGCGTTGTGAAAGAAGTCAAAGTGGCCGTGGGCGACAAAGTCTCCGAAGGCAGCGTGATTGTCAGCGTGGAAAGCGAAGCAGCCGCCGAAGCTGCGCCCGCAGCGCAGGAAACACCCGCAGCCGATCCGCAAACCGCCGCTCCCGAACCAACCGCGTCTGCCGCTGCTGGCGGCACGCAAACGGTCGAAGTGCCCGACATCGGCGGCCACAGCGGTGCGGATGTGATTGCGGTGGAAGTCAAAGTAGGCGATACCGTGGCCGAAGACGATACGCTGATTACGCTGGAAACCGATAAAGCGACCATGGACGTACCGTCCACAGCAGCGGGTGTGGTCAAAGCCGTGTCGGTAAAAGTGGGCGACAAAGTGTCGCAAGGCACCGTCATTATCGAATTGGAAAGTGCGGGTAAGCCGTCTGAAAAAGCTTCTACACCGCAGCAGGCCGCAGCCTTACCGGCAAGCGCGCAAACCGCCGTACCGGTACCCGCTCAGGCTGCCCCTGCCGCGCCGTCCGCACCCAAAGCCGCATTCGGCAATACGCCGGTGAACGAGCAGAGCTTCGCCAAAGCCCATGCCGGCCCGTCCGCCCGCAAACTGGCGCGCGAATTGGGCGTGGATCTGGGTCTGGTAACGGGCAGCGGTGCCAAAGGCCGCATCATGAAAGAAGACGTCAAAGCCTTTGTCAAAGGCGTGATGCAGAACGGCGCGGCGGCCAAGCCCGCAGCGGCGGCTTCTTTGGGCGGCGGTTTGGATCTGCTGCCGTGGCCGAAAGTGGATTTCGCCAAATTCGGCGAAACCGAAACCCGCGAACTGTCGCGCATCAAGAAAATTTCCGGCCAAAACCTGTCGCGCAACTGGGTGATGATTCCGCACGTTACCCAGCACGACGATGCCGATATGACCGATTTGGAAGCCTTCCGCCAGCAGCTCAACAAAGAGTGGGAGCGCGAGGGCGTGAAACTGTCGCCGCTGGCGTTCATCATCAAAGCCTGCGTCAAAGCCCTGCAACAGTTCCCCGAATTCAATGCCTCGCTCGACGGCGACAATCTGGTGCTGAAAAAGTATTACCACATCGGTTTTGCGGCGGATACGCCCAACGGTTTGGTGGTGCCCGTGATTAAAGATGCCGATAAAAAAGGTTTGAAAGAAATTTCGCTGGAATTGGGCGAGTTGAGCAAAAAAGCGCGCGACGGCAAGCTCAAACCGCAGGAAATGCAGGGCGCGAGCTTCACCATTTCCAGCTTGGGCGGCATCGGCGGCACGTACTTTACGCCGATTGTGAACGCACCCGAAGTGGCGATTTTGGGCGTGTGCAAATCGCAGACCAAGCCCGTATGGAACGGCAGAGAATTTGTGCCGCGCCTGATGTGC
Proteins encoded:
- a CDS encoding SMR family transporter; this encodes MGTAYAVWTGIGAAGTFPVGVPVYGDAATLTRRPGIVLIVSGVVALKAGH
- the aceE gene encoding pyruvate dehydrogenase (acetyl-transferring), homodimeric type, encoding MSVAKHDVDPIETQEWLDALSSVLEVEGESRAHFLLEQLVKYTRRRGVHMPFDATTAYLNTIPVGKEQKSPGNHELEHRIRAAIRWNAAAMVLRAGKKDLELGGHIASFQSSATLYDVGFNHFWKAKGEGEEGDMIFAQGHVSPGIYSRAFVEGRLTEEQLDNFRQEVDGKGLSSYPHPHLMPDFWQFPTVSMGLGPLMAIYQARFLKYLDSRGLSKTKGRKVWCFCGDGEMDEPESQGAISLAAREGLDNLIFVINCNLQRLDGPVRGNGKIIQELEGNFRGAGWNVLKVIWGSKWDALLARDTENHLKQRMEEVVDGDYQTYKSKDGAYVREHFFNTPELKAMVANMSDEEVWALNRGGHDPHKVYAAYYEAVHNNGGRPTVILAKTIKGYGMGASGEGQNVAHQAKKMDNASLKQFRDRFNIAVTDEQIDSGNLPYFRFAEDSEEMRYLRERRNALGGYLPQRNPNNEALPVPELSAFDAQLQTSGEREFSTTMAFVRILSTLLKDKQIGKRIVPIVPDESRTFGMEGLFRQYGIWNPKGQVYTPQDKDQLMFYKESVDGQILQEGINEPGAMADWIAAATSYANNRYAMIPFYIYYSMFGFQRVGDLAWAAGDMQARGFLVGGTAGRTTLNGEGLQHEDGHSQIQADLIPNCVSYDPTYQYELAVIIQDGLRRMYVEQENVFYYLTVMNENYAHPAMPQREGIEAQILKGMYLLREGGSDGLKVQLMGSGVILNEVVKAADLLKADFGVEADIWSCPSFNQLYRDAIEVERYNRLHPLETPKVPFVAQQLQGHAGPVVAATDYIRSFAERIRHAVPAENGGFTALGTDGFGRSDSRANLREFFEVNRYHVAVAALSALAAQGKVDKETVQVAIDKYGIKTDTAPSWKR
- the aceF gene encoding dihydrolipoyllysine-residue acetyltransferase, with protein sequence MSIIEIKVPDIGGHSGADVIAVEVKAGDRIELEQTLITLETDKATMDVPADAAGVVKEVKVAVGDKVSEGSVIVSVESEAAAEAAPAAQETPAADPQTAAPEPTASAAAGGTQTVEVPDIGGHSGADVIAVEVKVGDTVAEDDTLITLETDKATMDVPSTAAGVVKAVSVKVGDKVSQGTVIIELESAGKPSEKASTPQQAAALPASAQTAVPVPAQAAPAAPSAPKAAFGNTPVNEQSFAKAHAGPSARKLARELGVDLGLVTGSGAKGRIMKEDVKAFVKGVMQNGAAAKPAAAASLGGGLDLLPWPKVDFAKFGETETRELSRIKKISGQNLSRNWVMIPHVTQHDDADMTDLEAFRQQLNKEWEREGVKLSPLAFIIKACVKALQQFPEFNASLDGDNLVLKKYYHIGFAADTPNGLVVPVIKDADKKGLKEISLELGELSKKARDGKLKPQEMQGASFTISSLGGIGGTYFTPIVNAPEVAILGVCKSQTKPVWNGREFVPRLMCPLSLSYDHRVIDGAAACRFTTFLGQVLADFRRVLV